One genomic segment of Pedobacter endophyticus includes these proteins:
- a CDS encoding DUF2254 domain-containing protein: MIFGQVSKSLKIAYHKTVSSIAFYPAVIAVGFLIFSWLMLELDVSGTGKYIKAHYSWVRLKDASTARTIVSTIAGGIISLMVFSFSMVMILLNQAASQMSNRMLESMIGNRFQQCVLGLYIGTIVYSLFLLSTIRDIESGIYVPALSIYLLLMITVVDIFVFIYFLHYVTQSVKFETIIERVHKQTLESLKNSLITADGNGSSDDLHQLDPQFIFTRASGYYQGFDRKQLVIYAAHHDLLIEFKFPPGTYLLEGQEFLKVYSTKPLDDKNMDELLVFMDFYPGQPVDHNFYYGFHQLTEVALKALSPGINDPETAILSLHALSDLFLYRLNHEPEILLRDDQKRVRIILKDRTFIELFTDCIYPVWDYGCNDRYIQNALYNMISKFRKMESSENLQEFFSKMLEVIQVKVVSSELPNQFHD; the protein is encoded by the coding sequence ATGATTTTCGGACAAGTCTCTAAATCGCTCAAGATCGCTTACCACAAGACCGTGAGTAGCATTGCATTTTATCCGGCGGTGATTGCCGTTGGATTTTTAATATTTTCGTGGTTGATGCTTGAATTGGATGTTTCCGGTACGGGTAAATATATTAAAGCACATTATAGCTGGGTCAGGTTAAAAGATGCCAGTACCGCAAGAACTATTGTCTCGACCATAGCAGGAGGTATTATTTCTTTGATGGTCTTCAGCTTCTCCATGGTAATGATTTTGTTAAACCAGGCCGCTTCCCAAATGAGTAACCGTATGCTGGAAAGCATGATCGGGAATAGGTTTCAGCAATGTGTTTTAGGCTTATATATCGGAACAATTGTCTACTCATTATTTTTATTAAGTACTATCAGGGACATTGAATCGGGTATCTATGTTCCGGCACTAAGTATCTATTTACTATTAATGATTACTGTAGTTGATATTTTTGTTTTCATCTATTTCCTGCATTACGTTACCCAGTCAGTAAAATTTGAAACGATAATTGAACGTGTTCACAAACAAACATTGGAATCTCTCAAAAATTCCCTGATTACTGCAGATGGTAATGGAAGTTCAGATGACCTACATCAATTAGATCCACAGTTTATTTTCACTCGAGCATCAGGATATTATCAGGGTTTTGACAGGAAACAACTTGTCATATATGCAGCCCATCATGATTTATTAATCGAATTTAAATTCCCCCCGGGCACCTACCTCCTAGAAGGACAGGAATTTTTGAAAGTTTATAGTACTAAGCCTTTGGATGATAAAAATATGGACGAGCTATTGGTGTTTATGGATTTCTATCCAGGACAGCCCGTTGACCATAATTTCTATTATGGCTTTCACCAACTGACAGAAGTAGCATTAAAGGCTTTAAGTCCTGGGATTAATGACCCTGAGACAGCTATACTGAGTTTACACGCGCTATCCGACCTGTTTCTTTACAGGCTTAACCATGAACCGGAAATTTTGTTGAGAGACGATCAAAAAAGGGTTCGGATCATTTTAAAAGACCGGACATTTATCGAACTTTTTACCGATTGTATATATCCTGTATGGGATTATGGATGTAACGATCGTTATATTCAAAATGCTTTATATAACATGATTTCAAAGTTCAGAAAAATGGAATCCAGCGAAAACCTTCAGGAATTCTTCTCTAAAATGCTAGAAGTTATTCAGGTTAAGGTTGTCAGTTCTGAATTACCTAATCAGTTCCACGACTGA
- a CDS encoding trypsin-like peptidase domain-containing protein yields the protein MMKKFGIILITVLVAALVSFTVFKLMDSKQDIFGSEGDSPAQSIHFANVKSDGQAVEDLPEFTQAATLVTQSIVHLKVVLKRSSNNTQTYDPYYGSAGRSAPAMASGSGVIWSKDGYIVTNNHVVEGATSVEVILTDKRIFEAKLVGRDPNTDLAVIKINANDLTQIQIANSDEVKVGQWVLAAGYPFSLNTTVTAGIVSAKERSIGLIGNSKDQSGTSSAMSSAVEAYIQTDAAINPGNSGGALVNTSGKLIGINAAIASQTGSYEGYGFAIPVNLVDKVVKDLIQYGEVKRGLLGVSFPSPATEDEYLIQQGIKPGKVKGAYITGVQTGSAAASAGLKQGDIIQGIDNVKINSSVELSERIARHHPGDVIELEYKRGKEVLNQKVTLKAQEPKQQRTLNLDAQTISSKLGASFAPLNPAFRQHYRMNTGLAVIAVDPAGLFAQIGIQRGSIILSINGGRVNNLEDMKEAFKSASNGIARFECLNPEGLRIVFNLSLGA from the coding sequence ATGATGAAAAAATTTGGAATAATCTTAATTACAGTTTTGGTTGCAGCACTGGTTAGTTTTACCGTATTTAAATTAATGGATTCCAAGCAGGACATATTTGGTTCCGAAGGCGATTCGCCCGCACAATCCATTCATTTTGCTAATGTTAAAAGCGACGGGCAGGCAGTTGAAGATCTTCCAGAGTTCACTCAGGCTGCAACCCTAGTTACCCAGTCCATTGTCCACCTTAAGGTTGTTTTAAAAAGATCTTCAAATAACACTCAAACGTATGATCCATATTATGGCTCTGCTGGACGTTCAGCCCCGGCAATGGCTTCCGGATCAGGAGTGATATGGAGTAAAGATGGTTACATTGTTACCAATAATCACGTTGTAGAGGGAGCCACTTCAGTGGAAGTTATCCTGACAGATAAAAGAATATTTGAGGCGAAGCTAGTCGGCAGGGATCCCAACACTGATCTTGCGGTGATCAAGATCAATGCCAACGACCTGACCCAGATTCAGATAGCCAACTCTGATGAGGTAAAGGTCGGCCAGTGGGTGTTGGCTGCCGGATATCCATTTTCTCTGAATACAACCGTTACTGCGGGCATTGTGAGTGCTAAGGAAAGAAGCATAGGATTAATTGGCAATTCAAAAGATCAGTCAGGTACTTCCTCAGCTATGAGCTCAGCAGTTGAAGCCTATATTCAAACAGATGCGGCGATTAATCCGGGCAACAGTGGCGGAGCATTAGTAAACACCAGTGGAAAGCTTATTGGTATAAATGCTGCGATTGCTTCCCAAACAGGAAGTTATGAAGGTTATGGTTTTGCTATTCCTGTAAACCTGGTAGATAAAGTAGTTAAAGATCTGATCCAGTATGGTGAAGTAAAGCGGGGACTGCTGGGCGTAAGTTTTCCGTCTCCAGCTACAGAAGACGAATATCTGATCCAGCAGGGAATTAAACCGGGAAAGGTAAAAGGAGCGTATATTACTGGCGTTCAGACTGGAAGCGCCGCCGCCTCGGCTGGACTAAAACAAGGGGATATCATTCAGGGTATTGACAATGTTAAAATCAACTCATCTGTTGAATTATCCGAGCGCATAGCTAGGCATCATCCTGGTGATGTTATAGAACTTGAATATAAGCGTGGAAAGGAGGTGCTGAATCAAAAGGTTACTTTGAAGGCACAGGAGCCAAAGCAGCAGAGGACCTTAAATCTTGATGCTCAAACAATTTCATCAAAACTTGGAGCCTCATTTGCGCCACTAAATCCTGCATTCAGGCAACATTATCGGATGAATACTGGACTTGCTGTTATTGCTGTTGATCCTGCTGGTCTATTTGCGCAAATCGGGATCCAGCGAGGATCTATTATTTTAAGTATAAATGGTGGCCGAGTCAATAACCTCGAAGACATGAAAGAAGCATTCAAGTCCGCCAGTAATGGAATTGCCCGTTTTGAATGCCTCAATCCGGAAGGTTTGCGGATTGTTTTTAATCTCTCGTTAGGTGCATAA
- a CDS encoding SDR family oxidoreductase, with protein MKKQSQTKTVVVTGASSGIGQGVAVAFGEQGANVVVNYHQDEQGASRTVRMIEKKGGKGASLKADVSKESEVIEMYKKMEELYGGLDILINNAGIQMDSSFAEMTLDQWNTVINVNLTGQFLCAREAIRYFEKKKSVIDSSACIGNIIFMSSVHDVIPWAGHVNYASSKGGIDMLMKSLALEVAPKKIRVNCISPGAIATDINKEVWDNEESKKALLKLIPYQRIGMPDDVARVATWLASDDSDYITGTTIYVDGGMTLYPGFVNNG; from the coding sequence ATGAAAAAACAAAGTCAAACAAAAACAGTAGTGGTAACCGGGGCTAGCTCGGGAATCGGACAAGGGGTCGCCGTTGCTTTCGGTGAACAGGGGGCAAACGTGGTCGTAAATTATCATCAAGATGAACAAGGGGCAAGCCGGACAGTCCGTATGATTGAAAAAAAAGGTGGTAAAGGTGCTAGTTTAAAAGCCGATGTAAGCAAGGAGAGCGAGGTGATTGAGATGTACAAGAAAATGGAAGAGCTATATGGTGGACTGGACATTTTAATTAATAATGCAGGTATACAGATGGACAGTTCATTTGCTGAAATGACCTTAGACCAATGGAATACGGTGATCAATGTTAACCTGACCGGACAGTTTTTATGCGCAAGGGAAGCTATTAGATATTTTGAGAAGAAAAAATCTGTCATTGACAGTTCAGCGTGCATAGGGAACATAATTTTTATGAGTTCTGTCCATGATGTGATTCCCTGGGCAGGCCATGTTAATTACGCATCCTCAAAAGGAGGAATTGATATGCTAATGAAATCTCTTGCTCTTGAGGTAGCACCAAAAAAAATACGTGTAAACTGTATCTCACCGGGTGCAATTGCTACAGATATCAATAAAGAAGTTTGGGACAATGAAGAAAGTAAAAAAGCGTTGCTTAAACTCATTCCCTACCAGCGGATTGGAATGCCGGACGATGTTGCCAGGGTTGCAACATGGTTGGCCTCAGACGATAGCGACTACATTACTGGTACAACAATATACGTAGATGGAGGAATGACATTGTATCCCGGTTTTGTGAACAATGGCTGA
- a CDS encoding DUF305 domain-containing protein, translating into MKNQENKMDNRNYGQFALMLAISFVIMYTIMFLNVFELSHIYISLNRLYMTLLMVSPMALLMMFMMRNMYGNKKLNILITAIASVVFVLAFAGLRTQSAVGDVQYMRGMIPHHSSAILTSTNAKIKDPEVRKLADDIIKAQKKEIAQMKTMLQRLEK; encoded by the coding sequence ATGAAAAATCAAGAAAACAAAATGGACAATCGCAATTACGGACAGTTTGCGCTAATGCTTGCTATATCCTTCGTCATTATGTATACGATAATGTTTTTAAATGTATTTGAATTAAGCCATATATATATAAGCCTGAACCGACTCTATATGACCCTTTTGATGGTTTCTCCTATGGCACTGTTAATGATGTTCATGATGAGGAACATGTACGGGAATAAGAAACTTAATATTCTGATTACTGCAATCGCTTCAGTGGTGTTTGTGCTGGCATTCGCTGGTCTGCGCACACAATCTGCCGTTGGGGATGTTCAGTATATGAGAGGCATGATTCCGCACCACTCTTCGGCAATATTGACCAGTACCAATGCTAAGATAAAGGATCCTGAAGTACGCAAACTTGCGGATGACATCATTAAGGCGCAAAAAAAAGAAATTGCCCAAATGAAAACTATGTTACAAAGGCTGGAGAAATAG
- a CDS encoding AI-2E family transporter: protein MQKSDDYAAQERGFKYKVWITGGILSFILITLLLFKTLFSVLLLALAGILMSIYFHGGAGRLKTWFHLPYKAALAFSVLLNIVLLTGFFWFVGARLQQQVAELSETLPKTIGNAKEWLGHYPLGAKVLDYLNASGDSEKTFSVARQFLSSSFGILSDLYIILLLGAFFTASPSMYKRGVISLLPEKAKEQGKNLLDEIHKVLKGWIKGQLFGFMFIAVLTGVGLWIMDMPLILTLALFAGLLNFIPNFGPIIAMVPASLLALMQGPTTALIVVGLYTAIQVVQSAVTQPLIQKKMINMPPALVIFGQVAMGIVGGFWGVLLATPVVAIVLTTINKLYVERQEKNLANSIQKRDN, encoded by the coding sequence ATGCAAAAATCTGATGATTACGCAGCTCAAGAGCGCGGTTTTAAATACAAAGTATGGATAACAGGTGGCATATTGTCATTTATTTTAATCACTTTGCTGTTATTCAAAACGCTTTTCAGCGTCTTATTACTGGCATTGGCGGGAATTCTGATGTCCATCTATTTTCACGGCGGTGCGGGACGGCTTAAAACCTGGTTCCATTTACCTTATAAAGCGGCCTTGGCATTTTCTGTGCTTTTAAATATAGTCCTACTTACAGGTTTTTTCTGGTTTGTTGGCGCAAGGCTTCAGCAACAAGTCGCAGAATTATCCGAAACTTTACCAAAAACTATCGGTAATGCGAAAGAATGGCTGGGCCACTATCCCCTGGGTGCCAAAGTTCTGGACTATTTAAACGCCTCGGGAGACTCGGAAAAGACTTTTTCGGTCGCCAGACAATTTCTATCTTCTTCATTTGGAATTTTGAGTGACTTGTATATTATTCTATTATTGGGTGCTTTTTTTACCGCAAGTCCATCAATGTATAAACGTGGAGTGATTAGTTTGTTGCCGGAAAAGGCTAAGGAACAAGGCAAAAACTTATTGGATGAAATTCATAAGGTTTTAAAAGGCTGGATCAAAGGACAGCTTTTTGGGTTTATGTTTATCGCAGTGCTTACTGGCGTGGGATTGTGGATAATGGATATGCCACTCATTCTCACCCTGGCATTGTTTGCAGGGCTGCTGAATTTTATCCCAAACTTTGGCCCGATCATCGCAATGGTTCCTGCCTCGCTTCTTGCATTGATGCAAGGCCCCACGACAGCTTTAATCGTTGTGGGTCTTTATACCGCGATACAGGTTGTTCAAAGTGCAGTAACACAACCATTGATCCAAAAAAAGATGATCAACATGCCGCCTGCATTAGTGATTTTTGGACAGGTAGCAATGGGTATAGTAGGTGGTTTTTGGGGAGTATTACTGGCCACTCCGGTTGTGGCTATAGTGTTGACTACAATCAATAAGCTATATGTGGAACGTCAGGAGAAGAATTTAGCTAATTCTATTCAAAAACGTGATAATTAA
- a CDS encoding glycoside hydrolase family 15 protein: MGYQPIENYGIIGDLNTVALIGLDGAIDYMCFPNFDSPSIFAALLDDKNGGNFKISPLFQNPRSKQMYLPDTNVLVTRFLDEEGVAEVTDFMPVQELSKGKELIRRVTTIRGKVSYQMKCSPRFSYGRDLHTVERISDTEVIFRSKTKENQPQTLLRLTSSIALTIQKNDVMANFNLNPGEIADFVFEHIDEEYPEKRDFEAFITKSLFETVNYWKSWAEQSTYSGRWRDMVNRSALVLKLLTSYKYGSMIAAATFSLPESIGGARNFDYRFTWIRDTSFSMYALTRMGYTKEAGAFMNWVENLCEDIKGENRLGIMYAINGATQLKEKILTNFEGYKKSSPVRIGNDAYGQLQLDIYGELMDAVYLFNKYGEPISYDLWKNLEKQVNWLAENWNQPDEGIWEVRGGKQNFLYSRLMSWVALDRGIKIAEARSFPLNPRWLAERNNIFNVIYADFWDEEKQAFMQSPGSGTVDASALLMPLVRFISPKDPRWLSTLKKIEDELVSDALVYRYSQDAAPDGFISREGTFSMCSFWYVECLSKSGQLDKARLYFEKMLGYSNHLGLYAEQLGFKGEHLGNFPQAFTHLGLISAAYNLDKQLNNSRNKSTDNDND; encoded by the coding sequence ATGGGATATCAACCAATAGAAAATTACGGAATTATAGGCGACCTGAATACAGTTGCGCTTATTGGGCTTGATGGCGCAATAGACTATATGTGCTTTCCGAATTTTGATTCACCAAGCATATTTGCTGCACTTTTAGATGATAAAAATGGAGGGAATTTTAAGATTAGCCCGCTTTTTCAAAATCCAAGATCAAAGCAAATGTATTTACCTGATACCAATGTACTGGTAACGCGCTTTCTTGATGAAGAAGGTGTGGCTGAAGTTACAGATTTTATGCCTGTTCAGGAATTGTCCAAGGGCAAGGAGCTCATTAGAAGAGTGACCACCATCCGTGGTAAAGTTAGTTACCAGATGAAATGCAGCCCCAGGTTCAGTTATGGCAGAGATTTGCATACCGTGGAACGTATTTCTGATACAGAGGTAATATTTAGAAGTAAAACGAAAGAAAACCAGCCTCAGACCCTATTACGCCTTACAAGCTCTATTGCGCTTACGATTCAGAAAAATGATGTCATGGCCAACTTCAATCTCAATCCAGGAGAGATTGCAGATTTTGTATTTGAGCATATTGATGAAGAATATCCGGAAAAAAGGGACTTTGAAGCATTCATTACTAAAAGTCTCTTTGAAACTGTAAATTATTGGAAGAGTTGGGCGGAACAGTCTACCTATTCTGGAAGGTGGCGTGATATGGTAAACCGATCTGCATTGGTTTTGAAACTATTGACATCGTATAAGTATGGATCCATGATCGCTGCTGCTACCTTTAGTTTACCGGAGAGCATTGGGGGAGCACGCAATTTCGATTACCGGTTTACCTGGATCAGGGACACCTCTTTTTCGATGTATGCGTTGACACGAATGGGCTATACCAAAGAAGCCGGAGCATTTATGAATTGGGTAGAAAATCTTTGTGAAGATATAAAAGGTGAAAACCGTTTGGGAATAATGTATGCCATTAACGGAGCAACTCAGTTGAAAGAGAAAATCCTTACCAATTTTGAGGGGTATAAAAAATCATCCCCTGTAAGAATAGGTAATGATGCTTACGGACAGTTGCAATTAGATATTTATGGAGAGCTTATGGATGCGGTATACCTTTTTAATAAATACGGTGAACCTATATCCTATGATTTGTGGAAAAACCTGGAAAAGCAGGTGAACTGGCTTGCGGAGAACTGGAACCAGCCTGATGAAGGAATTTGGGAGGTGAGAGGTGGCAAACAAAACTTTCTTTATTCACGCCTGATGAGCTGGGTAGCACTTGACCGGGGGATCAAAATTGCGGAAGCAAGGTCGTTCCCGCTTAATCCCCGCTGGCTGGCGGAAAGAAATAATATTTTTAATGTCATCTATGCTGACTTTTGGGATGAAGAAAAACAGGCTTTTATGCAATCCCCGGGATCAGGCACGGTGGATGCTTCTGCATTACTTATGCCACTGGTTCGTTTCATTAGCCCTAAAGATCCACGGTGGTTGTCAACTTTGAAAAAAATAGAGGATGAACTGGTTTCAGATGCCCTAGTTTATCGCTATAGCCAGGATGCTGCACCAGACGGATTTATAAGCCGCGAGGGAACCTTTTCCATGTGCAGTTTCTGGTACGTAGAATGCCTTTCTAAATCCGGACAACTGGATAAGGCCAGGCTTTATTTTGAAAAGATGCTGGGTTACTCAAATCACCTGGGCTTATATGCCGAACAACTTGGGTTTAAGGGAGAACATCTTGGGAATTTCCCGCAGGCGTTCACCCACCTGGGCCTGATCAGTGCTGCGTACAACCTCGATAAGCAGCTCAATAACAGTAGAAATAAAAGTACAGATAACGACAATGATTAA
- a CDS encoding mechanosensitive ion channel family protein: protein MDINHAYQLIVDKLSLWAKELIKLLPNIALAAIILVFGFFLAKSVRNLLKKLLRKFIHNETLENLFSSIIYIFFLGIIIFIALSVLQLDKAVTSILAGAGILGLALAFAFQDIAANFISGIFLSIRRPLFVGDIVKIKDYMGKVEEINLRDTVIRTYQGQMVIIPNKDVFQNPIENYTLLGKRRIDLKVGISYGEDLERVKAITLEAVKDIEGLTNDDEVTMFYTEFGDSSINYVIRLWISISEQINFLEVQSQCIIRIKKAYDKHNIMIPFPIRTLDFGIKGGVAFNEMTESRNDKNDH, encoded by the coding sequence ATGGATATCAATCATGCCTATCAATTGATCGTGGACAAGCTCAGCCTCTGGGCAAAGGAACTCATTAAACTGCTGCCAAATATCGCACTCGCTGCAATCATACTCGTTTTTGGTTTTTTTCTGGCAAAATCAGTCAGGAACCTCCTGAAAAAGCTATTGAGAAAATTTATCCATAACGAGACCCTGGAGAACCTGTTCAGCTCGATTATTTATATTTTTTTTTTAGGCATCATAATTTTCATTGCCTTAAGCGTGTTGCAGCTAGATAAAGCAGTTACCTCCATCCTGGCGGGAGCTGGAATACTGGGTCTAGCATTAGCCTTTGCCTTCCAGGATATCGCAGCCAATTTTATTTCGGGAATATTTCTCTCGATTAGAAGACCATTGTTTGTTGGAGACATTGTAAAGATCAAGGACTACATGGGCAAGGTGGAAGAAATCAACCTCCGGGATACTGTCATCCGTACCTATCAGGGACAGATGGTGATCATACCAAACAAGGACGTCTTTCAGAACCCGATAGAAAACTATACGCTACTGGGTAAGCGACGAATTGATTTAAAAGTGGGAATTTCCTATGGCGAAGATTTGGAAAGAGTAAAAGCAATTACCCTAGAGGCTGTCAAAGATATTGAAGGACTGACCAACGACGATGAGGTTACCATGTTTTACACAGAGTTTGGGGACAGTTCTATTAATTATGTGATCAGGCTCTGGATTAGCATCTCTGAACAGATAAATTTTCTTGAGGTGCAGAGTCAGTGTATCATACGTATTAAAAAGGCGTACGATAAGCACAATATCATGATACCGTTTCCAATAAGGACGCTTGATTTTGGTATTAAAGGGGGAGTTGCGTTTAATGAAATGACAGAATCCAGAAACGATAAAAATGACCACTAG
- a CDS encoding APC family permease produces the protein MKQSIEAPHNKLNELKATSICGNDISSSCLYVAALTITYAGQYAWISLLIVGLVLFLFRKIYGEVVGALPLNGGAYNVLLNTTSKQTASFAACLTILSYMATAVISAYEGMFYFHDIVHGLPLIPATILLLLIFIMLAVIGIGESAIVAVFIFITHLATLSLLVLACCWFLFNHGLDVFLRNWHLPVRSGSIIAALFFGFSAAMLGISGFESSANFVEEQKPGVFPKTLRNMWRVVSFFNPVIALLALSIIPLGIIDGHKESLLSFMGQTSGGSWLSYLISVDAVLVLSGAVLTSYVGVTGLAERIALDRILPNFFLVKNRRGVNYRIVIGFFILCVSILLVTRGNLVNLAGVYTFSFLTVMALFGIGNLMLKIKRNRLPRMEKATVLSVVVAISFIIAAFLGNMRLNPDAFYVFIKYLGPSMLFILVMLNRAKLIKWILYSLTHIGKPLKRFILTNMRLHRGLVKINSQELVFFTRGDNVSILNRVMIYVEENEATKKIKIVHISNAESNNQNLKKDIEVLDRAYPDIDIDFVEIEGEFGPDIVEELSSKWAIPKNFMFIGAPGDKFPYHVSELGGVRLIM, from the coding sequence ATGAAACAATCTATTGAAGCTCCTCACAATAAGCTGAATGAACTTAAAGCCACTTCAATATGTGGGAACGATATCAGTTCTTCATGCTTGTATGTAGCGGCGCTGACCATTACCTACGCTGGCCAGTATGCATGGATTTCACTGCTGATCGTTGGACTGGTACTATTTCTTTTTAGAAAGATATACGGAGAAGTCGTCGGTGCACTACCCTTGAATGGAGGCGCATATAATGTACTCTTAAACACAACTTCTAAACAGACAGCATCTTTTGCAGCGTGCCTTACTATACTATCCTACATGGCAACCGCTGTCATTTCAGCATATGAAGGTATGTTTTACTTTCATGATATTGTACATGGACTTCCGCTAATTCCGGCAACAATACTGTTGCTGCTAATCTTCATAATGCTTGCTGTAATTGGGATCGGGGAGTCTGCCATAGTTGCAGTGTTTATTTTCATTACTCACCTGGCCACGCTTAGCTTGCTGGTATTGGCTTGCTGCTGGTTTCTGTTTAATCATGGGCTGGATGTTTTTCTCAGGAACTGGCACCTTCCTGTACGTTCAGGTAGCATCATAGCTGCGCTGTTCTTTGGTTTTTCAGCGGCTATGCTTGGTATTTCTGGTTTTGAGAGTTCTGCAAATTTTGTGGAAGAGCAAAAGCCTGGCGTATTTCCCAAGACCTTAAGAAATATGTGGCGGGTGGTCAGCTTTTTTAATCCGGTAATTGCGCTGCTGGCATTGAGTATCATTCCTTTGGGTATCATTGATGGTCATAAAGAATCTTTGTTGTCATTTATGGGCCAAACATCTGGAGGCAGTTGGTTGAGTTACCTGATTTCCGTTGATGCAGTACTGGTGTTGAGTGGTGCGGTGCTCACTTCCTATGTTGGGGTAACTGGACTTGCAGAGCGAATTGCCCTGGACAGGATCTTACCCAATTTCTTTCTGGTAAAGAACCGTCGTGGCGTCAATTATAGAATCGTTATCGGCTTTTTTATTCTTTGCGTTTCGATACTGCTGGTTACGCGGGGAAACCTGGTGAATCTGGCAGGTGTATATACATTTTCGTTCCTGACTGTTATGGCGCTGTTTGGTATAGGCAACCTGATGTTAAAAATTAAACGGAACAGACTGCCCCGTATGGAGAAAGCTACCGTACTCTCGGTGGTGGTCGCAATTTCATTTATCATTGCCGCCTTTCTTGGTAATATGCGGCTTAACCCTGATGCATTCTATGTGTTCATTAAATATCTTGGTCCATCAATGTTATTTATCCTGGTGATGCTCAATAGGGCAAAGCTGATCAAATGGATATTGTATTCCTTAACTCACATAGGGAAACCTTTGAAAAGGTTTATACTAACTAATATGAGGTTGCATCGTGGCCTGGTAAAGATAAATTCACAAGAACTGGTTTTCTTCACACGTGGGGATAACGTTTCTATACTCAACAGGGTCATGATTTATGTGGAGGAAAATGAAGCGACCAAGAAGATCAAAATTGTCCATATATCCAATGCGGAAAGCAATAACCAAAATCTAAAAAAAGATATTGAAGTGCTGGACAGGGCCTATCCTGATATAGATATCGATTTTGTAGAAATCGAGGGAGAGTTCGGGCCTGATATTGTCGAGGAATTATCGAGCAAATGGGCGATTCCTAAGAATTTCATGTTCATTGGTGCCCCTGGTGATAAATTCCCCTACCACGTTTCAGAACTTGGCGGTGTCAGGCTGATCATGTAA